Below is a window of Myroides profundi DNA.
ATAATAACACCTTGACCCCTCCCTCTAATGTTCCTAGTATATATAGTGCTAAGAGTATTGAGAATTGGAAAGTGAGTTTAGATGCTCACTCTTCTTCTAAAGTAGTCATTAACGGAACAGTGATTGGCTACCCAGGATTAGGAGTGTTATCTAATGAAGCCTATTTGGATGTAAGTAATCTAAAACTGCCGTATGTAGATCCTACGAAGATTCGTTCTATAGCGCATACTAGCATTGTAGGTAAGCCACATCCTCAGCCTTCTATCTCATCAGATGTAAGTGTAGTATGTGAAGGAGATGAGACAATCTTGACTGCTAAAAAACCATTGACAGCAGTGGGGAATGTAGAGTCTTATCGTTGGTTTAAAGACGGTAATTTATTTAAGGTACGCGAAGTAGGAGATGACTTAGAAGATAGAATAGTTGAAGAGTTATTGCCTATAGAGAGTATTAGGGTTACAGAGCCAGGATCTTATAGTGTAGTATATGTTATCAATGGTGTGAGTTCAGAAGAGTCTGCTAAGGTGAAGATTAATGTTAATCCTATTCCTAAGTTAAGACTGAAGAATACCAATGATGCTTTAAGCTATACACTGAATGTAGGAGATTCTTTTGTACTGCCAGTTATGATAACTGATAATGCTAGAGATATAATCACTTGGTATGGAGTAAATGGAGAAGAGATTATAGATAGAACAAGTCCTAAAGTGTTTAATCAAGCAGGAGTATATAACTATACTGTAGTAGCTGAGAATGCTAATGGGTGTTCGGATATTAAGAATATTCAAGTTAATGTATTTAATAACCAAGACTGTCCACCTACTTATGAACGCTATTGGGCAACGGACTATACAGCATGGTATTCTGCGCTGACAGGAGGAGTATCTAATAAAAGTAACGCTATTGATGGACGACCAGACACATATTCTACTATCACGGTAGGGTTAGGATTATTAGGGTTAGGTACTACATGGCAGAATATTTACTTCAAAGAAGATCAAGCTGCAGGAACACCTGTGACAGTGAAGCTAGGTAAAGAGTATAGTGGCTTAGTTGCATTGGGTGGTATTACAGTAGTAGGTCTTGATGCAAATGGAAAGAAAATAGGAACGTTACAAGGAGTAGATGGAGGACTAGTAGATCTCTTAGCAGCAGATAATGTGTTAGAATATACATTCGTACCATCGAATAAGAAAGGACCACAGAAATATAGAGGAGTACAGGTTGTCTTAGGATCTACAGTAGGTGTGGCTCAGAACGCTAAAGTTTATGGAGCTTATGTGACTAAGACTGTAGATAACCCTAGTTGTGCAGCGGTATTACCTAATATTAATCCCAATGTCTTAGACGTACTCCATGGAGTAGAAGATGTAGGACTAGGAGTAGCGAGTGCCACAGCTTCTGTTAGTCATCCTTGGAATGCTGTGGATGATGATCCTAACAGTTATGCAGTAATAGCAAGAGGGGTAGCAGTAGCGAATATGGCAAGTCTAACCGTAGTGTTTAAGCAGACTGCCCTACCAGGAGACGAGTTGCATATTACAGCAGAGAATAAGAACCCTGGAGTATTGAGTTTAGAATTAGTCAAAGGGTTTAAGATTCAACGCTATTTAGGAGATAAGAAAGTAGGCGAACCACTTACAGAATCTAATGGAGCACTTCGCTTAAGATTATTAGGTATAGGAGGTAGAGACAGATACAGAATTATAGTAGCGCCTTCTACAGAACCTTTTGATAGAGTGAAGATATCATATGGTTCAGTTGTAGGAGTATTAGGAGATTTCACTCATATCTATAACGTTGATCTAGTTCCTAGGGTAGAAGTAGGTATGGAGATAGAGACAGATCAGTACGGTTATGAACTAGAACAGGTTCTTCAGCTATGTGAAGGAGAACCGTTGAGAATACAGCCACAGAATAGTCATTGTACGACTTATGAAGTGTACACTTCAGAGAAAGGAATGACTAGACTACCAGCTTTAGAAGATATGTTTACGATAGACTTGTCTAAGCATTATAAGGTAGGGGATGAGTTTACTGTATATGTACAGGCTGTTAGAAATGGCTGTACGATAGGTTCTAGAACGCCGATTAAGATTAAAATAAATAGTCTGCCTTCTGTAGGACGTGTAATCGCTAAGGATCACAAAGGGAAACAGACTGTAGTTGTAGATCAAGTAAACATTAAAGGGGGACAGCCATTACAGCTTAGCCCTGTAGTGACAGGAGAGATACAGCGATATGATTGGGAATATTTATTAGATACAGAGAATGAGTGGAAGGCATTTCCTTTCGCTACTGTAGATAATCCAGAAGTAGAGGTTAGAGTAACAATATTAGAAAGAGATAAGGATAACAAGGTAATATTTGATCAGAACGATAAGCCTATTGTTAAACAGCAGGGAGGAGTATTTATCATCAAGCCTGGAACAGGGGCGATGACGATAACCTTTCCTAAAGATGCCAAAGTCAATGGAGAAAACTGGCATAATAAAAAAGGTAAAGTGAGATTGACCATAACTAATTTGACAGGGTGTAGTACATCTGTGATCTATGACCTGACCTTTCTTAGAGGATTTAGAGAAGGAATATTCTCTAACCCGATGTTACCAAGTAAAAAGACAAAATAACAAAACAATACAGATATTAAATAGAATTTATAATCATGAAGAAAATTATCATTTTAGCCGCTTTCTTAGGAACGTTTTATACAGCATCAGCACAGGTAGGTATTGGTACACCAGATCCTGAAACATCAGCTGAACTTGAAATTCTTTCTAGCCACAGAGGGGTATTGATTCCACGTGTAAGTTTATCAGACTTAAAGGTTTTTGCACCAATAGATGGAACCCAAGTAGAGAGTTTATTGATTTATAACCTTAATGAAGATACTTCTAAAGATATATTAAAAGGATTCTATTACTGGACGACAGAAGATGGAGGACAGTGGAATAGAATAGTGAGCAAATCGGAGCTAACTACGGTTATCAATGGATTAGATAATAACGTAACAAAATTAGAAGGAGACGTTAAGAACATCCAGAATGTTATTAACTATATCGTACCGACTAATCCTGACAATAAAGATGCTGCTAAAGAAGGGCATTCTACTATTGTGTTTGATCCAGTGAAGAATGAGTTTAAATATGTGGTTTATAACACAGTTGATAATAAGTATGAGACAGCGAATGTAGACTTCGAAGATCTAGTATTAAAAGAAGAGACTAAGACATTCTTCCGTGAAGTAGCAGTATCTGATACTGATAAGACAAAGAAATTCCTTTTCTTCTCAGAGACGACTATTCAGAATTGGTTAGCTCAGAAAGGAAATGAAGGAAAGACTGAGAACGATGTACCTAATGATGCAGACGGAGTAGTTACAATAGATGTAGTAGGAGAAATCGCTTCTAATGTATCGAACTTCTTTAATAGTAAAACGACTGTATTAAAAGAAGGAAGTACTAGCGAGCATTATACTATAGAAGAGTTAATCAAGAATATCTCTACGAAGGTAGATGGTAACGTAATCTATAAGAATACTGGGGATGGTACAAATACTAATTGGGAGTTCCAATTCTATAACAATGGCAAGTATGAGACTATTAATCTTAAAGATTTAGTAGCAGATACAGAGACGACTACAGTAGTAGTACCAGTAGTGAAAAATGGGAAGACTGTAGGATATAAATATTTCAATGAAGAAGCTGTAAAGGCATTCATAGCTAGTAATGAAGGTAAGACCGCAGCAGATATTACAGGTGATGTTACAGGAGGTACAGAAGTAAATGTAGTAGGTGATATCGTAAATAACTTTAGTGATATTCTAAACCAAGAGGTAAAAGAAGGTGATGTTACTTATAAAGTAGGGGACCTAATCTCTAAGTTTATTAATAAAGGGGGGAATGTGTACTACGGAAAGATAACAGACGATAAAGAAGAAGTATTCTATACGATAGAAGATAACGGAGCGAAGAAAGAAATCAGTTTTGACTTTATCACGAATTATATTACTAATAATGTGGATAAGATCAAGAATATCTTAGGAGATCATATCGATGTTGCTAATAGTAAAGTAATCTTCACTGGGAATACGATTAATAATAAGAAGGTTTATAAGTTCATAGGGACTACTAATATCGCTAAAGCTAACTCAGCTAGAACATCAGGAGTGGCTATTCCTTCAGGTGCTACAGTAGGGTCAGTAGTAAGTATCCAAGTATTACAAGGAGAGATGCTGAAGACTACAGCTACTACGGATATTAAAGTTAGTGGTAGTACATTAAACTTTAATATCGGATCTGGTAACCAGTATATCATGATTGGAGAAGGTAACTATAATGTAATCGTAGAGTTTACAGAATAGTTATATACAATATAGACAAGCAAACAAACAATAATCAAACAACTCACACCACACTGTGCGAGTCTTGTATTGAGACTCGCACTTTTTTTTCAATTACTTAAAGATAAATGATGAAGCAATTATATTTCGCAATGCTTGCTGTGCTATTCAGCGCTCTAAGTTTTGCACAAACTAAGATTGGTACATCACCAGATATAAATAAGGATGCCATGCTAGAAGTAGAGTCTACTGATAAGGGATTATTATTACCCAGAGTAGAGCTTACATCCACTGTATTAGCGAAGCCTTTAAGTGCTCACGTAGCAGGTATGACAGTGTATAATACGAAGGGAGTTAATGATGTAGTCGTTGGGTTCTATTATAATGATGGAAAGAAATGGCAGCAGATGGTGACGAAAGATTATAAGGCGGTGAAGTTCTTCTATATGCCTTCTATTGTATTTGATACTTCAGAAGACAGAGCAGGACAAACGATGAACTTATTTGAAGAATATAAGAAGCAATTCTCTTTACAGAATAGTAATCACTTTGTCAGCGAAGGAGCTCCTACTACAGGTATTCCTTATTTTGAGAAGCCGACAGACTTATACTATTATGTGACGAGTTATGATACAGATGTCTTTACGATAAAGTCAATATCTAAAGAAGGTGTGATGACTTATGATGTAAAGGCAGCAGCAACAGACTGTACGATTATGAATATCATATTCGTAGTGAAAGACTAATACTAGCGATAGAAGGAATGAAGATATATTTGAGATTACTACTGTGTATGGTGATGCTACCGACTATAATTTATAGTCAGGCAGTGAATAAGGGTATGTTTTATATTAAACCAGGTTCTATGGTCTCTGTGTATTATACGCTAGAGAACCAAGGAGAAGGAGATTTTAGAAATAACGGTGAACTTTACTTACATCGTGACCTTGTGAATAACGGTAAAATATTTGACTATAAAGGAAAAACTCCTCAAGGAAAGACTTTTCTTATCGGAACTGCGAAACAAACCATAGAAGGACAGACAGGAGCTCATTTTAATACCTTGATTCTAAATAATCCTGTAAGGAATAGAGCCTTTGATATAAAGACTGCTGTGAGTATTGCAGGAGCAGTAGAGTTCTCTCAGGGTATCGCTAAGGTAGATTCTCTTCAGGGAGCTTTTACTTTCTTAAATAAATCTAAGGTTCTTCAGGTTAGTGATATTTCCCATATCGAAGGAGAAGTAGAGAAAGAAGGAAATGAAGAGTTTATCTATCCTAAAGGAGATAAAGGATTTTATAGACAAGCAATAATATCTGCTCCTAAACATCAGAAAGATATCTTCGTAGGTAAATATAGCTTAGATGATAAGCAGTTTTTTAAAGTCAGAAATGCGAGTGCTGGGATAGTTGATAAGTTAAACACCAGAGAGTATTGGCTGATAGAGCATGCACAGACTACTACTAGTGACATCGTGCTTACCTTGACTTGGGATGAGCGTACCACGCCTAAAGAGATTTATGAGCATGCAGCTGATAATCTACATATTTTGAGATGGGATGCTGTAGAACAGTTATGGGTAGATGAAGGGGGTATAGTAGACTTAGAGAATAAGACTGTGACTACACCTACGTCATTAGAAAAGTACGGTTTCTTTACACTAGGGACAGTGAGAAAAGATAAGATGTTGAAGGGAGATGTAGTGATCTATAACTTCGTTAGCGCGAATGGTGATGGCGACAATGACTTCTTCAGAATAGACAATATTCAACGATACCCAAATAATCGTGTCGAAATATTTAATAGATGGGGTGTCAAGGTATACGAGACTGCTAATTATAACAGTAGTGGTAATACATTTAGAGGATACTCAGATGGTAGAGTGACGATAAAGAAGAATGAATTATTACCGACAGGTACCTATTTCTATATTGTCTCTTATGAGCATACAGATGATAGAGGATCTAGTATGATTAAGAAAACGGGATACCTACATTTAGAAACAAACTAGCTCAATGAAGAGAACTTTTTGTTGAGATTTTTATATACCTTACCGTAGTTAAAGAGAGCTAAGACAGTGTGTTTTGGCTCTTTTTTTTATTGTAGTATCAATAAGAGGGTAAAAATGTAATAAAACAAATAATATCAGAAAGGATACTATATGTTAAATATTTGAATATTATACTAAATTGTTAAGAAAAAGTATCTTTTTAATCTATTTATACCGCCCTATCTTTGTATAGTATATGATAGAGTAGTAGGCTAGATATAAGAATAAAGAACACTATACTATAGGAGGGGGATCTACTAAGGGTATATATGGTGTTGAATGGATGACATGTTTATAGTAGAAAGGACTGTAGTTATACGTGACTTTTTGTTTCGCATAGATTGCTAGCTCTATTTGATTGATAAAGAAAGTCTCACAGGCTATCGTAGTTACCTTATGTGTATCAGTATCCTTCGTATTGGGATTAGACGAATGTGAGGTGTTTTTATAAACAGTATACACATACATATTAGCAGTAGGACAGTACATTAATTTTTTGTCACATGTCTGTTCCACAGAGAAGTTAATTTTCTCTGCCCCAAACAAGGCAAAAATAATAATGAGTAGCCAGGCGATATGTCTGTTGTAAGTATTCATCTAGTCACAAATATATTTGTTTCTAGATTACTTTATAGAACAGTTGTTAAATAAGAAAGGTTTTTTAACATATTTTGAATAATGAAAGAGAAAGTTTTATTTTTTAAAGTCTTAACTCAAGAAGAGGCGGTAGAAATAGCTTATAATTGGAAGTATGAAGGAGTATTGAGCTTTTATAATATGACTTCAGACTTAGAGGACTTACATAACTTTTTAGATAAGAATATGAGAGGGCAGAATACCTTCAGCGTACGCACACAGCGAGAGAAGGATATTATAGCCTATTTCTATTATGATTTAGTAGATAATAACACAGCCGAAATAGTATTAGGAATTAACCCTATCTATCTGCATAAAGGATATGGTAGTGAGATCATACAGTATGCTGAAGAAGCTCTACACGAACGCAAGGCTATACAGAAAATAACTGTAGCCGTAGCGAAGTTTAATACCTTAGGAGTTGACTTCTATCAAAACCTTGGATATTCTAGCGTAGGTAAATTTGAGAATTATACCAACGGCGGACTGTACACTTTCTTGAAGATGGAGAAGAAACTATAACGTTTATTTCTCAGCCATTTTTTTGACAGAATAGTTTAGTCCTAGAGCAGCTACGATTACTAATGCAGCTGTACCTAGCCATAAGACATCATACCCTAGAGTAGAAGCTACCTTTGTCCCTAGGATAGGTGAGATAATAAATCCGATAGCGAAGGTTAGCCCATTCACTCCCATATAAGCACCTTTATTCTTGCTACCAGCACGCATAGCTGTCACAGTTGAGGTAAATGGCATCGCTAACATCTCAGATACACATAAGATCGTCATAGAGATATAAATAGCTATATAACTATAGTCAAAGGCAAGCATACCGTATCCTAATGCACTAATCATAACCCCGTAGAAGATAGTCTGTCTGATCGTAAAGAACTTCTCTGCGACATGCACTAATAACATCTCTGTCAAGAAGATTAATAGTCCACTGTATCCTAAGATAAGTCCTATCTCTACTTCATCCAGCCCTACAGCTTTTTCATAGAATATAGGTAGTGTACTTAATAGTTGTAAGAAGGCGATAGAGTATAACGTACAGAATACACTGTATATTAAGAACATCTTATCCTTATACGGAGATTTATTAGAGACATCCTCTACCTCATTTAACTCAGTGATATCTTCTTGTTCTAATAATAATTCTTTGTTTGTCTTTCTATTTCTAAAGAAGTAGATGAATACGACAGCTGCTAGAAATGCCGCAGTAGCATTCACGTAGAATAATAGCGCATACGAGATTGCAGCTAGAATACCTCCCATAGCAGGGCCAATAGAGAATCCTAAGTTCACTGCCATTCTGTTTAGAGAGAAGGCACGTGTGATATTCTCTGGTTTAGCATACATGGTGATGGCTACAGAGTTCGCTGGTCTAAACATTTCGCTGACAGCACTCTGTAATAACATCATCAGTGCTAGACTGACTACAGATGTGAAGTGTGGTAACATGATAAATACAGGTATACTACCTAGTAAGCTTAGATACTGTACTTTATAGTTACCTATCTTATCGGTTACCCATCCACCTACAGTAGTCCCTATAATAGAACCAACCCCAAAACAGGCTAATACATACCCTGTCTGTTCTTGACTAAAGTGAAGTTCTTTTGTCATATATACACCTAAGAATGGCAATACCATGGACCCCGATCTATTGATTAACATTACAATTGCTAGCATCCATGATGCTGATGATAAACCTTTGTAAGAGTCGATATAGATTTGAGCTATTTTTTTCATAGGTGTAGTGGTCGTTTAAGAATTATTCTATTTGTTCTGGCGGTATTGTATTTTGTTTTTCTGATTTTGATATATCTACACCTCGCAGTGCATTGAAATAAGCTGCTCTACTCAGCGGCTCGTATTCTTGTGTTTCTCCTAACATGACGATATCCTCACTAGCAGCCTTTCTGAAGCTATAATTAGCAAGATTTCCTGATCTAGTA
It encodes the following:
- a CDS encoding lectin-like domain-containing protein; the encoded protein is MNVLIKEYRYVLAFVLCVLLGQLSPLYAQFTIQESFTHRSVNSKVVLGDNAILTASQGLDDYGNGWLRLTSDGMNQKGYAIIEESFPSDRGVLIDFEYKAWRKKDGKISGGADGISVFLYDGSIPKGRFRLGSYGGSLGYGPGNNTYGVTGGYIAVGLDEYGNFTSGAVGRPNTRGSFAQSVVLRGKVINDLNKTARYLTHIKEPGGRTIDYGFTHSRPNDYNFYRRVQIEMKPILEEDRSKKKPDGTYALKKKFHIKVRIQPVYSGRFVEVLDYKYDELPYETLKIGFAASTGMAVNIHEIKDLNVTTPEGLMINKSVNLLEAKKGDKLSYTLEMSNHSSDLYKDFKLNDYLSTIKEFFRVDEIFFDNRGNNNNTLTPPSNVPSIYSAKSIENWKVSLDAHSSSKVVINGTVIGYPGLGVLSNEAYLDVSNLKLPYVDPTKIRSIAHTSIVGKPHPQPSISSDVSVVCEGDETILTAKKPLTAVGNVESYRWFKDGNLFKVREVGDDLEDRIVEELLPIESIRVTEPGSYSVVYVINGVSSEESAKVKINVNPIPKLRLKNTNDALSYTLNVGDSFVLPVMITDNARDIITWYGVNGEEIIDRTSPKVFNQAGVYNYTVVAENANGCSDIKNIQVNVFNNQDCPPTYERYWATDYTAWYSALTGGVSNKSNAIDGRPDTYSTITVGLGLLGLGTTWQNIYFKEDQAAGTPVTVKLGKEYSGLVALGGITVVGLDANGKKIGTLQGVDGGLVDLLAADNVLEYTFVPSNKKGPQKYRGVQVVLGSTVGVAQNAKVYGAYVTKTVDNPSCAAVLPNINPNVLDVLHGVEDVGLGVASATASVSHPWNAVDDDPNSYAVIARGVAVANMASLTVVFKQTALPGDELHITAENKNPGVLSLELVKGFKIQRYLGDKKVGEPLTESNGALRLRLLGIGGRDRYRIIVAPSTEPFDRVKISYGSVVGVLGDFTHIYNVDLVPRVEVGMEIETDQYGYELEQVLQLCEGEPLRIQPQNSHCTTYEVYTSEKGMTRLPALEDMFTIDLSKHYKVGDEFTVYVQAVRNGCTIGSRTPIKIKINSLPSVGRVIAKDHKGKQTVVVDQVNIKGGQPLQLSPVVTGEIQRYDWEYLLDTENEWKAFPFATVDNPEVEVRVTILERDKDNKVIFDQNDKPIVKQQGGVFIIKPGTGAMTITFPKDAKVNGENWHNKKGKVRLTITNLTGCSTSVIYDLTFLRGFREGIFSNPMLPSKKTK
- a CDS encoding gliding motility-associated C-terminal domain-containing protein, producing MKIYLRLLLCMVMLPTIIYSQAVNKGMFYIKPGSMVSVYYTLENQGEGDFRNNGELYLHRDLVNNGKIFDYKGKTPQGKTFLIGTAKQTIEGQTGAHFNTLILNNPVRNRAFDIKTAVSIAGAVEFSQGIAKVDSLQGAFTFLNKSKVLQVSDISHIEGEVEKEGNEEFIYPKGDKGFYRQAIISAPKHQKDIFVGKYSLDDKQFFKVRNASAGIVDKLNTREYWLIEHAQTTTSDIVLTLTWDERTTPKEIYEHAADNLHILRWDAVEQLWVDEGGIVDLENKTVTTPTSLEKYGFFTLGTVRKDKMLKGDVVIYNFVSANGDGDNDFFRIDNIQRYPNNRVEIFNRWGVKVYETANYNSSGNTFRGYSDGRVTIKKNELLPTGTYFYIVSYEHTDDRGSSMIKKTGYLHLETN
- a CDS encoding GNAT family N-acetyltransferase, which translates into the protein MKEKVLFFKVLTQEEAVEIAYNWKYEGVLSFYNMTSDLEDLHNFLDKNMRGQNTFSVRTQREKDIIAYFYYDLVDNNTAEIVLGINPIYLHKGYGSEIIQYAEEALHERKAIQKITVAVAKFNTLGVDFYQNLGYSSVGKFENYTNGGLYTFLKMEKKL
- a CDS encoding MFS transporter → MKKIAQIYIDSYKGLSSASWMLAIVMLINRSGSMVLPFLGVYMTKELHFSQEQTGYVLACFGVGSIIGTTVGGWVTDKIGNYKVQYLSLLGSIPVFIMLPHFTSVVSLALMMLLQSAVSEMFRPANSVAITMYAKPENITRAFSLNRMAVNLGFSIGPAMGGILAAISYALLFYVNATAAFLAAVVFIYFFRNRKTNKELLLEQEDITELNEVEDVSNKSPYKDKMFLIYSVFCTLYSIAFLQLLSTLPIFYEKAVGLDEVEIGLILGYSGLLIFLTEMLLVHVAEKFFTIRQTIFYGVMISALGYGMLAFDYSYIAIYISMTILCVSEMLAMPFTSTVTAMRAGSKNKGAYMGVNGLTFAIGFIISPILGTKVASTLGYDVLWLGTAALVIVAALGLNYSVKKMAEK